A window of Syngnathus typhle isolate RoL2023-S1 ecotype Sweden linkage group LG9, RoL_Styp_1.0, whole genome shotgun sequence genomic DNA:
AGAATAGAAATGAAGGAGGACAACGTGGGACTCTGGGACTGCGGATGTTTATCTTTGCGCTGTCGTGCCACGGTTGTATAAATATGCTCCACTGGCGACCGCTGGGAGGACGCTTATAAGAGCGAACTTTTTTGGTCTCGTCGCATGTCTGTGTTCCAGTCTGCGTGGACTAATGCTGGCTTCTGCGTGTGTATGAAGGACATGTAACATCTTGGGCCACTTTTTACACCTCAACACACACTCCGAATGACTCCGTGGAACTCGTTTGGAAACGTACGTATTTCGCTTATCTCTTGTCTTTACTTACATTAATTCGGGCTAAATTGCAACAAACGACTCGGGAATATAAATGTATGTTTGGAGCGCGTAACGCGAATGTAACGTTTCATTCCGTGGTCTTGTGGACTGATGTTAAACAGCTGTGTCAATGTCCGGTGGCGAGTTTCGCCATATGGGTGACTTAACTTGCCAACTAACTCGTTCACAATCTCAATAACTAGCAAAGCCGAGACCCACCTGGTTGGATTGAGTCGATTAAATGTTAAAACACGTTTTTTGAGCGCGGTGACTAGTTTTTCACGATTtaaattgtcatttattttcactgTCGCCCGGCTGGTTAATTTTGGATGCGGTTATGCACGAGTGCGCGTGCACGTGTGTTTTTAAGGAAGTCTCTGGAAAAGTGGCATAATGGACCGAGCGCGTGAGCTGTTCTGGAAGCCTCACGCAGTGTCTGATACTGTCACACACGAGTGAAATCAAACATTGCCAAACCCACGCTTGAGATTAATTTAGACTCGcccgaaagctttttttttttttcccttgttgATTGACGTGCCAAGAAAATGGCTGCTGAGTGACACTCGGAGAgaatttcattaggtacaccgtacATAATTGTAACGGGGTTCAGATATGCAGTGGTTCGTTCTAAAGATGCACGACCAACATTTAAAGTTAAATTGAACATTTTAAAGAGATGCAAATTTCGATGGACAAAAGAATAATTAAAATATGCAGACATTTAGAGTTGGGGGGTCTCTTATTTTGCCATTCCATCTCAAACTTGTAGGCCAACACCTTTTTTACCATACAATCGGTCACTGCAGGCCAACCAAACTTAACACAAACGTTGCAGTTATATGCTTCAATGTTgcagagatttttttatttttggaaaaataaaaacttagctatccatccatccatcttctgaactGCTTTTCCGCCCTCACAAGGAGtacaggtgtgctggagcctatcccagctgaattCGGGCACTTGGTGGGGAACACCTtgaattggttgccagccaatggcaTGGCACACAGAGAgggacaaccattcacactcgattgagaggaaaaaaatatatattcaaaaACAAAAGTCCAAATGAAATGGAACAGTAATTTTACCGAAAAATTATTCTAAAGCTGCTATCAGGTGACtgtcatgttttccccttcatcCTCAGCTAAAGTAAAGGTGCGAACATGGctgccaaagggtcaacaaGTGCCGCTGTCAGCGCTCTATCGTGGGAGCAAGTGAGTCGCCTGGATGAGGTCTTGAGCGAGGTGGTGCCGGTCCATGGCCGCGGGAACTTCCCCACGCTGGAGGTGAGTCTGAAGGACATCGTGGCTCGAGTGCGCTCCAGCCTGGCTCTGAGCGGCGTCAGTGTGAAAGACGTGCGTCTGAACGGCTCTACGGCCAGCCACGTGCTGGTGTGCGACCTGGGCTGGAGCTACAAGGACCTGGACGTCATCTTCAGGGTGGACTTGCCGCACGAGTCGGAGTTCCGGCTCATCCGCGACGTGGTGCTGGGCACACTGCTGGACTTTCTGCCCGAGGGCGTCAACAAGGAGAAGATCACGCCAGCGACTCTCAAGGAGGCCTATGTGCAAAAGCTGGTCAAGGTCAACACAGAGCAAGACCGTTGGAGCCTCATCTCCTTGTCCAACAACAACGGCCGCAACGTCGAGCTCAAGTTTGTCGACCGCATTCGCCGCCAGTTCGAGTTCAGCGTCGACTCCTTCCAGATTGTCCTGGATTCGGTGTTGGCCTTCTACGCAGCCGGCGATGCCACAGTGTCCATGTCCCCCGAGCACCACCCAGGGGTGAGCGGTGAGAGCGTGTATGGCGACTTTGACGAGGCGCTGGGCCACCTGCGTGACAAGCTCATCGCCACCAAGCGGCCTGAGGAAATCCGTGGCGGCGGGCTGCTAAAGTACTGCAACCTTCTGGTGCGCGACTTTCGGCCCGCCAGTGAAGAAGAGTTCAAGGGCCTAGAACGCTACATGTGCTCGCGCTTCTTCATCGACTTCCCCGACATCGGCGAGCAGCAGCGCAAGGTGGAGGCATACCTTCACAGCCACTTTGTGGGCGAGGAGTCCAGCAAGTACAATTACCTCATGATCCTGCGCCGTGTGGTCAACGAAAGCACAGTCTGCCTCATGGGCCACGAACGGCGCCAGACTCTGCACCTCATCTCACTCATGGCGTTCCGCGTGCTCGCCGAGCAGAACGCCATACCCGACGCCTCCTGCGTCACCTGCTACTACCAGCCGGCGCCGTACGTACGCGACCACAATTTCAGCAACTACTACGTGGCCAATCAGAACATTCCCACGTGGCTGCCGTGCAACTGACTGCCGGGCGGGCCCGGGCCGGGGGTTTGAGGAAGAGCTGCCAGGGAAATGAGACAACTGAAGGTCACCACATTTTCTGAacgaggccttttttttttttttttttttttttttttttggtttttgttttgttctcttCCAATGCGTCTATGAGAAATTTTAAGTGTTCAAATTTTCTGTCTTAGTGGATGCTTACCACCCCTTAAAAGGTTACTTTAAAGGCAATTAAGGGCTGTTTGACAATGAAgccttacaattttttttcctcttcctttcTGGGATTACAAAAAGGtggaaaatgtttaaaaaaattgctATCTCCGGGTAAGTGTAGTACGTtgttgcccccccccaaaaaaaaaaaaaaaaaagttgttgcttcggagtccattttcttttaatttaacGTTGGACTTTCTCGCGGGTGCACTAAGGCAACAAAATCAAAGTGCCTGTAACGTAAAAGAAAAGCAATTTATTTTCCAATGTGTTCAGAAAGAGTTGATCTTAGTCACAGAATAGTCATGTGATCACTTGTCACTGTGTTCCCAAACGAAAGGGCATGCTTGTGGGCGAGGCGAGCCACCTCCAGGCAGCCTATCTTCGCCTTGAAGGAGAGCCATCGAAACGGCCAATCGTGCGACCGGAAAGCACACGGGTGGAATTTTGTCTGTCATTCGTGTCACGGCCTTACGAGCCGGCTGTCGGACCCCAAGGCCAGTCCAGTCAGTCTTGTAGCTTGGCCTTCCTTAAAAGCAGACGCGCGTGGCGATTCCATCGCACTCACCCTGCAACCCGAGCCCCCTTCTATAATTATCCCCACACTGTCTCCATAGGGGTTGGGGGCAGCCACCCTCACTGAACCCCCCCCATGTGTGGTCATAGGGTAAAGATACCATGTGTGCCTGATGACGTCATGTTATTATTCTTAGCTTTGTGAAGCAGCGTTGGCGACCGCAGTTTGTTGGATTGTTGTGCAAGTTAACcaaacacccacccacccatttTGAGCAGCCCCCAACACCAAT
This region includes:
- the tent5c gene encoding terminal nucleotidyltransferase 5C; protein product: MAAKGSTSAAVSALSWEQVSRLDEVLSEVVPVHGRGNFPTLEVSLKDIVARVRSSLALSGVSVKDVRLNGSTASHVLVCDLGWSYKDLDVIFRVDLPHESEFRLIRDVVLGTLLDFLPEGVNKEKITPATLKEAYVQKLVKVNTEQDRWSLISLSNNNGRNVELKFVDRIRRQFEFSVDSFQIVLDSVLAFYAAGDATVSMSPEHHPGVSGESVYGDFDEALGHLRDKLIATKRPEEIRGGGLLKYCNLLVRDFRPASEEEFKGLERYMCSRFFIDFPDIGEQQRKVEAYLHSHFVGEESSKYNYLMILRRVVNESTVCLMGHERRQTLHLISLMAFRVLAEQNAIPDASCVTCYYQPAPYVRDHNFSNYYVANQNIPTWLPCN